The genomic segment CGGTCGTGGTCAGGGTCACCACCGCCCACCACAATGCGCTCGGGACGCTGCCGAATGTCTGCGGCTGCACGTCCCGCTCCAGGAAATATTCAGCGACGGAGGCGAGGAAGACCACCATCAGGAAGATCACGAGCACGCTGACCAACGGCCCCGATTCCAGCACCAGAACGCGGCGCAGCTGCCGCAGACCGGGAATGCCCGGCACCACCTTCAGCACCCAGAGCACGCTGAGCAACCAGGCCGTCTTCGGCTCGACGCCGAGGAGAAGCGCGGCCGGTACGGCCAGCGCCCCGATCGCATCGACGATGCCGGCGGAGGAGGAGACGTAGAGCGAAAGCCGCCCGTGCCGCGCCATATGGCGCAGTCGCACCAGCCATTCGAACACGAAATAGGCGAGGCAGGTCCAGAGCAGGGCGCCGACCCAGCCCCACGCCTCTTTGGCCCGGTTGTCCGTCAGCAGCACCATGCCGAGCACGCCGACGGTCACCGCGACATAGGCCGCCTTGGTCATGTTGCGGCCGGCCGTGGCGGCCGCGAACTGGGCCAGAGCGGAGATCAGCGGCTTGGACATGCGAAGAAGGCTATTCGGTCTCGGGGCAGGTCTCGAGGCCCCGAATGGGACGTCGGCGCCAAAGTGCCTGCCCGGGCGGAGGCCGTCAACGACGGTGCAGGTCGTTTTGCCGGCGTCGCTGCGCCGGGCCCGCCGTCGGTGCCGCCATCGCCGGCGGGGTGCTACCTGAAATGTGGCGGCTCGTCGTAGCCGCGGCGACTGCTGAAGAACAGCAGCACCATCAGCCCGACGCCGACGATGACGGAAAACCCCGCGCCCAGCGCCAGTGCCACATAGCCTTCCGTCGGGATCGGCTCACCTTCGACCGCCATTGCGGAATAGGCGAAGTAGCCGGCCGCCGCCAGCATTGCCAGAAGGAGGATGATGAGGAGTGCACGCATGCCGCGTTCTCCGGTTGCAACCGGAAACCAACGGTTGCGAATGGGCAGGGTTCCAGACGGCGTGCCGCAGAGTCGGGGACCCTGTGGCAACGCAAATCGTGGAAGTTCCTGGGTCCCGGCTCAACGCTGCACTGCCTTCGGCATTGCAGCTTGTCCGGGACACGAGAAAGGCGGGTCGTCCAATCCGGCGGTATCAGGCGCTCTGGGCGGTCTTCACCACCACGACGTTGCTGTCGTCCAGCGGAGCCGGCCCGGCATCGCGCCCCGTCTTGTCAGCCTCGCCGGCATGACGTTTCAGATAGTCGCGGCGCATGCCGATCTCGTCGCGGACGAACTCGTAGCCGAGCTTGAAGGTGTCGAGCCCGTCGGTACTGATCGTGCCGTCCCTGAGGCCGATGACGGCACCGCGCAAGATGGTCTCGAGCTCATCCTGGAGACATTCGAGCTGATCCAGCGAGTGGGCGTGCTCGATCCGCTCGCCGATGTCGAGGATGGCGGTCGAGAGCTCGCTGGCCTTCTCCGGCGCGATACGGGTGATCTTGGCGTAGATCGCGGCGAAGATCGAGCCGATGATGCTGAGCGCTGCGGCGCCCAGATACATCAGGTCGCTGTATTTATCCATGAACGACTTGGTATCGTCGTTGATGTAGTCGGCGGCGCCCCGATGCGCGATCACGAAGGCGTCCTTCTCGACCGAGGCCGGCTCGATCCTGGTGGCAAAGCCGTTG from the Bradyrhizobium sp. WBAH42 genome contains:
- a CDS encoding cyclic nucleotide-gated ion channel — its product is MSKPLISALAQFAAATAGRNMTKAAYVAVTVGVLGMVLLTDNRAKEAWGWVGALLWTCLAYFVFEWLVRLRHMARHGRLSLYVSSSAGIVDAIGALAVPAALLLGVEPKTAWLLSVLWVLKVVPGIPGLRQLRRVLVLESGPLVSVLVIFLMVVFLASVAEYFLERDVQPQTFGSVPSALWWAVVTLTTTGYGDVVPVTPLGRLVAALVMISGLGVFGLWTGILATGFAAETRRDNFLKTWESVSKVPFFATLGPAAIADVTHMLRTIELPARTTIIRKGAQGDCMYFIAAGEVEVDLPGKKVQLGEGAFFGEMALLGNNKRGANVSTTKVSQLLVLDLVDFRVLMARHPDLAETIDAEAKRRARENK